One region of Pseudomonas alvandae genomic DNA includes:
- a CDS encoding aldo/keto reductase, whose amino-acid sequence MKTLELAGVSVPVIGQGTWRLGEEPSHHKKEVAALRLGIELGMTLIDTAEMYAEGGAEKVVGEAITGLRDQVFLVSKVYPHNASRKGIPLACERSLRRLDTDYIDLYLLHWRGQYPLEETVEAFERLREEGKIGSWGVSNFDVDDMEELAAPACATNQVLYNLQERGIEFDLLPWSQQQRMPIMAYCPVGQGGHLLKDHTVQQIAERHHATPAQIALAWLLRQDNVIAIPKAVQPEHVRQNAEAAELRLEPQDLAALDLVFPQPQGKQRLAMV is encoded by the coding sequence ATGAAAACTCTGGAATTGGCCGGCGTATCCGTTCCGGTGATCGGCCAGGGCACTTGGCGCCTGGGTGAAGAACCGTCCCATCACAAGAAGGAAGTCGCGGCCCTGCGCCTGGGCATCGAACTGGGTATGACCCTGATCGATACGGCCGAAATGTACGCCGAGGGCGGCGCCGAAAAAGTCGTTGGCGAAGCGATTACCGGGCTGCGCGACCAAGTGTTCCTGGTGAGCAAGGTCTACCCCCACAACGCCAGCCGAAAAGGTATTCCGCTCGCCTGCGAACGCAGCCTGCGGCGGCTCGACACCGACTACATCGACCTCTACTTGCTGCACTGGCGCGGCCAATACCCCTTGGAAGAAACCGTCGAAGCATTCGAGCGACTGCGCGAAGAAGGCAAGATCGGGTCCTGGGGCGTGTCGAACTTTGACGTCGACGATATGGAGGAACTGGCCGCGCCGGCCTGCGCCACCAACCAGGTGCTGTACAACCTGCAAGAACGCGGCATCGAATTCGACCTGCTGCCCTGGAGCCAGCAGCAGCGCATGCCCATCATGGCCTACTGCCCGGTCGGCCAGGGTGGGCATCTGCTCAAGGATCACACCGTGCAGCAGATCGCCGAGCGCCACCACGCAACGCCGGCCCAGATTGCCCTGGCCTGGCTGTTGCGCCAGGACAACGTCATCGCCATTCCAAAGGCCGTGCAGCCCGAACACGTGCGCCAGAATGCCGAAGCAGCGGAGCTGCGGCTAGAGCCCCAGGATCTGGCGGCGCTGGACTTGGTGTTTCCGCAACCTCAGGGGAAGCAGCGGTTGGCGATGGTTTAG